From one Novosphingobium sp. genomic stretch:
- a CDS encoding hybrid sensor histidine kinase/response regulator, translating into MGAHDLSQFSMRDLFRMEAGELTQSLTAALLELERTPTRPDLLEDCMRAAHSLKGAARIVDLRAAVTVAHAMEDLFVAAQKGEQHLDRARIDLLLGGVDLLSALARAPDEESAPEQAAWQADADRFATGLADHIAHAPVAAPPVAAPIAVPVAEDPHDRSLRVSAENLNRMLDLAGETLVETHQLRPFEQSLLRLKRMQREAAVSLDTLEAALPPDLDDRARAALSKLHEQLAACRQHLGDRLSHLESRNHRSSDLAHRLYHQALRVRMRPLADGLGGFPRMVRDIAHELGKQVRLEISGERTQVDRDILERLEAPLGHVLRNALDHGLESPPERLAAGKLPEGVIRLSAGHHAGALQVVVEDDGRGIDLDKLRATVIARGLSSEETAAKLSESELLEFLFLPGFTMKEGVTQLSGRGVGLDVVQEMIRQVRGLVRITAKPGEGTRFKLELPLTLSVVRSLLVSIGGEPYAFPFAHIARAMKVPLASVKVMEGRQYLDLDGQAVGLVTAHQVLGCAPASVDDAGQDLSVVLLGTPGQLYGVVVDRFVGGAELVVRPLDPRLGKIKDIGAAALTEDGAPLLIVDVDDMLRSLEKLSASDRLGAVGGQAHVQGASQRKRVLVVDDSFTVRELERKLLDHHGYAVEVAVDGMDGWNMLKGGHFDLVISDIDMPRMDGIELVRRIRADAALHAMPVMILSYKDREEDRQRGLEVGADYYLTKGSFQNNALIDAVVDLIGEAVV; encoded by the coding sequence ATGGGCGCGCATGATCTCAGCCAGTTTTCGATGCGCGACCTCTTCCGCATGGAGGCCGGGGAGCTGACCCAGTCGCTCACCGCCGCCCTGCTGGAGCTGGAGCGGACGCCGACCCGCCCCGACCTGCTGGAAGACTGCATGCGCGCGGCCCATTCGCTCAAAGGCGCGGCGCGGATCGTCGATCTGCGCGCGGCGGTGACGGTGGCCCATGCGATGGAGGATCTGTTCGTCGCGGCGCAAAAGGGCGAGCAGCATCTCGACCGCGCGCGGATCGACCTGCTGCTGGGCGGGGTCGATCTGCTCTCGGCGCTGGCCCGCGCGCCCGATGAGGAAAGCGCGCCCGAGCAGGCGGCGTGGCAGGCCGATGCCGACCGTTTCGCGACGGGTCTGGCCGACCATATCGCCCATGCGCCGGTCGCCGCGCCGCCCGTCGCCGCGCCGATTGCGGTGCCTGTTGCGGAGGACCCGCATGACCGCTCGTTGCGGGTCAGTGCGGAGAATCTCAACCGCATGCTCGATCTGGCGGGAGAAACGCTGGTCGAGACGCATCAGTTGCGCCCCTTCGAGCAATCGCTGCTGCGCCTCAAGCGCATGCAGCGCGAGGCGGCGGTGTCGCTCGACACGCTGGAGGCGGCACTGCCGCCCGATCTCGATGATCGCGCCCGCGCCGCGCTGTCCAAACTTCACGAACAGCTTGCCGCCTGCCGCCAGCATCTGGGCGACCGGCTGAGCCATCTGGAAAGCCGCAACCATCGCAGCAGCGATCTGGCGCATCGCCTCTATCATCAGGCGCTGCGGGTGCGGATGCGCCCGCTGGCTGACGGGCTGGGCGGCTTCCCCCGCATGGTGCGTGATATCGCGCATGAGCTGGGCAAGCAGGTGCGGCTGGAGATCAGTGGCGAGCGCACGCAGGTCGACCGCGATATCCTCGAAAGGCTGGAGGCGCCGCTCGGCCATGTGCTGCGCAATGCGCTGGACCACGGGCTGGAAAGCCCGCCGGAGCGCCTTGCCGCCGGAAAGCTGCCCGAAGGGGTGATCCGCCTCTCTGCCGGGCATCACGCCGGGGCGCTGCAGGTGGTGGTGGAGGATGACGGGCGCGGCATCGACCTCGACAAGCTGCGTGCCACGGTGATCGCGCGGGGGCTGTCGTCCGAAGAGACGGCGGCGAAGCTGAGCGAAAGCGAATTGCTGGAGTTCCTGTTCCTGCCCGGTTTCACGATGAAGGAGGGCGTCACCCAGCTCTCCGGGCGCGGCGTCGGGCTCGATGTGGTGCAGGAGATGATCCGCCAGGTGCGCGGGCTGGTGCGCATCACCGCGAAACCGGGCGAGGGTACGCGCTTTAAGCTGGAGCTGCCGCTGACGCTGTCGGTGGTGCGCTCGCTGCTCGTTAGCATCGGGGGCGAGCCTTATGCCTTCCCCTTCGCCCATATCGCGCGGGCGATGAAGGTGCCGCTCGCCAGCGTGAAGGTGATGGAGGGGCGGCAGTATCTCGATCTCGACGGGCAGGCGGTGGGTCTGGTCACGGCGCATCAGGTGCTGGGCTGCGCGCCCGCGTCTGTCGATGATGCCGGGCAGGATCTCAGCGTCGTGCTGCTGGGCACGCCGGGCCAGCTTTATGGCGTGGTGGTGGATCGCTTTGTCGGCGGGGCCGAGCTGGTGGTGCGCCCGCTCGATCCGCGACTGGGCAAGATCAAGGACATCGGCGCGGCGGCGCTGACCGAGGATGGCGCGCCGCTGCTGATTGTCGATGTGGACGATATGCTGCGCTCGCTGGAAAAGCTCTCGGCCTCGGACCGGCTGGGGGCGGTGGGCGGACAGGCCCATGTGCAGGGCGCCAGCCAGCGCAAGCGCGTGCTGGTGGTGGACGACAGCTTCACCGTGCGCGAGCTGGAGCGCAAATTGCTCGACCATCACGGCTATGCGGTCGAGGTCGCGGTGGACGGCATGGATGGCTGGAACATGCTGAAAGGCGGGCATTTCGATCTGGTCATCAGCGATATCGACATGCCGCGCATGGATGGCATCGAGCTGGTGCGCCGCATCCGCGCCGATGCCGCGCTGCACGCCATGCC